A genomic region of Trypanosoma brucei brucei TREU927 chromosome 3, complete sequence contains the following coding sequences:
- a CDS encoding proteasome alpha 7 subunit (identical to GP:9622228: 20S proteasome alpha 7 subunit {Trypanosoma brucei}(PMID:12600991;PMID:11309374)) — MSGSGHDQSTDIFSADGRVFQVEYACKAVDNGSTAVAACCKDGVVVAVEKILTSRMLEEGSNNRIHAVDRQAGICVCGVLPDGLAVVSRARGEAENSRDIFSTPILGSLLASRIGEFMHVYTTHYAYRPFGCSVIIASYADDGPQLYVADPSGAVAGYYGIALGKGKTVAKTELEKLDFATLTCSEAVEKLTNILHEVHDKSKDKIYEVEVAWVCDKSDRTFVHVPKEMVPHPTPAS, encoded by the coding sequence ATGTCTGGCTCTGGTCATGACCAGTCAACAGATATATTTTCTGCTGACGGGCGTGTGTTTCAGGTAGAGTACGCCTGCAAGGCTGTCGACAATGGCAGCACCGCCGTTGCTGCCTGTTGCAAGGACGGTGTTGTCGTTGCTGTGGAGAAAATCCTCACAAGCCGCATGCTGGAGGAAGGGTCCAATAACCGTATTCATGCGGTAGATCGGCAGGCCggaatttgtgtttgtggagTGCTCCCCGATGgtcttgctgttgtttcacGCGCTCGTGGTGAAGCAGAGAACAGTCGAGATATTTTTTCCACACCGATACTAGGCTCCTTGCTTGCGTCTCGAATCGGCGAGTTTATGCATGTTTACACGACTCACTACGCCTATCGCCCCTTCGGCTGTTCGGTCATCATTGCCTCTTATGCTGACGATGGCCCGCAGCTTTATGTCGCCGACCCGAGCGGGGCAGTTGCGGGGTACTATGGAATAGCGTTGGGGAAGGGCAAAACGGTGGCCAAAACCGAGTTGGAGAAGCTGGACTTTGCGACTCTGACATGCAGTGAGGCGGTGGAAAAGCTAACCAACATCCTCCATGAGGTGCATGACAAGTCGAAAGATAAAATTTATGAGGTGGAGGTGGCATGGGTGTGCGACAAGTCCGATCGCACCTTCGTGCATGTGCCGAAGGAAATGGTACCGCATCCAACCCCCGCATCATAG
- a CDS encoding flap endonuclease-1 (FEN-1), putative (similar to DNA repair protein rad2. (Swiss-Prot:P39750) [Schizosaccharomyces pombe]): MGVLGLSKLLYDRTPGAIKEQELKVYFGRRIAIDASMAVYQFVIAMKGFQEGQSVELTNEAGDVTSHLSGIFFRTLRMIDEGLRPIYVFDGKPPTLKASELESRRQRAEDAKHEFEKAKEEGDDEAMEKMSKRMVRVGRDQMEEVKTLLRLMGIPVVQAPSEAEAQCAELVKKNKAWAVGTEDMDALAFGSRVMLRHLTYGEAKKRPIAEYHLDEILEASGFSMQQFIDLCILLGCDYVPRISGIGPHKAWEGIKKYGSLEAFIESLDGTRYVVPEEFNYKDARNFFLEPEVTPGEEIDIQFREPDEEGLIKFLVDEKLFSKERVLKGIQRLRDALTKKTQGRLDQFFTITKPQKQVNSEASTAGTKRNRGAVALPGVLQRKSSSGHKKAVKK; this comes from the coding sequence ATGGGTGTTCTTGGCCTTTCGAAGCTTCTGTACGACAGAACTCCTGGCGCCATTAAGGAACAAGAGCTGAAAGTTTATTTCGGTCGACGCATCGCAATCGATGCCTCCATGGCCGTATATCAGTTCGTCATCGCCATGAAAGGCTTTCAAGAGGGTCAGAGCGTTGAGTTGACCAATGAAGCTGGGGATGTTACGTCTCATTTAAgtggaattttttttcgtacatTAAGAATGATAGATGAAGGACTTCGTCCTATATACGTGTTTGATGGTAAGCCGCCCACCCTTAAGGCTTCTGAACTTGAGAGTCGGCGTCAGAGGGCAGAGGATGCAAAGCATGAGTTTGAAAAggcaaaggaggagggagatGATGAGGCCATGGAAAAGATGAGCAAGCGAATGGTTCGTGTGGGAAGGGATCAgatggaggaggtgaagacACTACTTCGTTTAATGGGCATTCCTGTTGTTCAAGCACCCTCTGAGGCAGAAGCCCAGTGCGCTGAGCTGGTGAAAAAGAATAAGGCATGGGCGGTAGGAACAGAGGATATGGATGCCCTGGCGTTTGGGTCCCGGGTGATGTTGCGGCATTTAACGTATGGTGAAGCGAAGAAGCGGCCCATTGCCGAGTATCATCTCGATGAGATATTGGAAGCCTCCGGTTTTTCAATGCAGCAGTTCATAGATTTATGTATTCTTCTTGGTTGTGATTACGTCCCCAGAATTTCAGGAATTGGACCCCATAAAGCCTGGGAGGGTATCAAGAAGTATGGGAGTTTAGAGGCATTTATCGAGTCACTTGACGGAACGAGGTACGTTGTCCCAGAGGAGTTCAACTACAAGGATGCGCGGAACTTCTTCTTGGAACCAGAGGTAACACCGGGTGAGGAGATCGATATCCAGTTCCGTGAGCCGGACGAAGAGGGACTGATAAAGTTTCTTGTCGACGAAAAGTTGTTCAGTAAGGAACGCGTTTTGAAGGGTATTCAGCGGCTTCGTGACGCACTTACGAAGAAAACCCAAGGTCGCTTGGACCAATTTTTTACCATAACGAAGCCACAAAAGCAGGTGAATTCGGAGGCATCTACTGCGGGAACGAAGAGGAACCGCGGTGCCGTAGCGTTGCCTGGCGTATTGCAGCGGAAGTCGTCGTCCGGACACAAAAAGGCTGTCAAAAAGTAG